One Candidatus Kryptobacter tengchongensis DNA window includes the following coding sequences:
- a CDS encoding NADH-FMN oxidoreductase RutF, flavin reductase (DIM6/NTAB) family has product MRVDPKELSKYQAYKLLISALIPRPIALVSTINEFGVVNVAPFSFFGGVSSKPPVIYISIDRKRDGDKKDTLKNIELNGDFVVNIVTEEIAEKMNICAVDFPYGISEAEIAGLTPVKSEIVKSPRILESPINLECKVVKIIEIGDSPNSVVFGEIVMFHVKDEIFEDEAVNPKKLKVVGRLGGNFYTFVDNVFEMKRLSYDEYKKIYGLSD; this is encoded by the coding sequence ATGAGGGTTGATCCCAAGGAACTTTCAAAATATCAGGCATATAAACTTTTGATAAGTGCACTTATACCAAGACCAATTGCTCTTGTTTCAACGATAAACGAATTTGGAGTTGTAAATGTTGCCCCATTTAGCTTTTTCGGTGGTGTAAGTTCTAAACCACCGGTGATTTATATCTCAATAGATAGAAAAAGGGATGGAGATAAAAAAGACACTTTAAAAAACATTGAATTGAATGGGGATTTTGTTGTTAATATAGTTACAGAAGAAATAGCTGAGAAAATGAACATATGTGCTGTTGATTTTCCTTATGGGATAAGTGAAGCGGAAATTGCTGGACTTACCCCTGTAAAAAGTGAGATTGTGAAATCACCAAGGATACTTGAATCACCTATAAACCTTGAATGTAAAGTTGTTAAAATTATTGAAATTGGTGATTCGCCGAACTCTGTTGTATTTGGTGAAATCGTGATGTTTCATGTCAAGGATGAAATTTTTGAGGATGAAGCTGTGAATCCAAAGAAGTTAAAAGTCGTTGGACGGCTTGGGGGGAATTTTTATACGTTTGTTGATAATGTCTTTGAAATGAAAAGATTAAGTTATGATGAATACAAAAAAATTTATGGACTCAGCGATTAA
- a CDS encoding gamma-glutamyltransferase 1 . Threonine peptidase. MEROPS family T03, translating into MKKIVLVFIILSLFMQIFTQVESASKKPVKAFNGMVVSSDSLATKVGVEILKRGGNAVDAAVAVGFALAVTYPQAGNIGGGGFMVIKMANGETVTIDYREKAPIKAHEDMFLDESGNFVPEKSQIGHLSVGVPGSVAGLLLALEKYGTMSRKEVLKPAIELAEKGFIVNEGLARAFKNAFEHFKKFPSTMKYFSKNGEPYKEGDLLIQKDLAKVLKLIRDRGRDGFYKGKVADLIVAEMKRGGGIITHEDLEKYQPVIRKPVIGNYRGYEIISMGPPSSGGVCLIELLNILENFDLKKYGHNSSYTIHYLVEAMKRVYADRAEYLGDPDFVEIPLDKLLSKEYAKEIASQIDTFFATPSSKIVRSVSPPQDGIHTTHYSVVDKWGNVVSVTTTINSYFGSMVVVDGAGFFLNNEMDDFSAKPGVPNQFGLLGNKANSIQPGKRMLSSMTPTIVLKNGKPFLVLGSPGGSTIITSVLQVILNVIDFGMNIQEAVDAPRVHHQWYPDEVYYEKRGLPLDVIENLKKRGHKLVERHGFQGEVQAILIDENGIKYGAADPRGYGFAMGY; encoded by the coding sequence ATGAAAAAAATTGTCCTCGTTTTCATAATCTTATCTCTTTTCATGCAAATCTTTACACAGGTTGAATCTGCTTCAAAAAAACCAGTCAAGGCGTTCAATGGGATGGTCGTCTCATCAGACTCACTTGCAACAAAGGTCGGGGTTGAAATTTTAAAAAGAGGTGGAAATGCTGTTGATGCAGCAGTAGCAGTCGGATTCGCTCTTGCGGTAACTTACCCACAGGCTGGAAACATCGGTGGCGGTGGATTTATGGTTATAAAGATGGCAAATGGCGAAACCGTTACAATTGACTATAGGGAAAAAGCCCCTATAAAAGCGCATGAAGATATGTTTCTTGACGAAAGTGGGAATTTTGTTCCAGAAAAGAGCCAAATTGGGCATCTATCTGTAGGTGTTCCAGGTTCAGTTGCTGGATTATTACTCGCTCTTGAAAAATACGGGACAATGTCAAGAAAAGAAGTTCTAAAACCAGCAATTGAACTTGCTGAAAAAGGATTTATTGTAAATGAAGGTCTTGCAAGAGCATTTAAAAACGCATTTGAACATTTTAAAAAATTTCCAAGCACGATGAAATACTTCTCAAAAAATGGGGAACCATATAAAGAAGGTGATTTGCTTATTCAAAAAGATCTCGCTAAAGTTTTAAAATTAATCAGGGATAGGGGACGGGACGGATTTTACAAAGGCAAAGTTGCAGATTTAATAGTTGCAGAAATGAAACGAGGCGGTGGAATAATAACCCATGAAGATCTTGAAAAATATCAACCTGTGATAAGGAAACCCGTTATCGGAAACTATCGTGGATATGAGATAATTTCAATGGGACCACCAAGCTCGGGAGGTGTTTGTTTAATTGAACTACTTAACATCCTTGAAAATTTTGACCTGAAAAAATACGGACATAATTCATCTTATACAATTCATTATCTTGTTGAAGCAATGAAGAGAGTTTACGCAGATAGAGCAGAATATCTCGGGGATCCAGACTTCGTTGAAATACCACTTGATAAACTTCTATCAAAAGAATATGCGAAGGAAATTGCAAGTCAAATAGATACATTTTTTGCAACCCCAAGTTCTAAAATTGTTCGTTCGGTATCTCCACCGCAAGATGGAATTCATACAACGCATTATTCTGTAGTTGATAAATGGGGAAATGTTGTAAGCGTGACGACGACGATCAATAGTTATTTTGGATCAATGGTTGTAGTTGATGGTGCTGGCTTTTTCCTTAATAATGAAATGGACGATTTCAGCGCAAAGCCAGGGGTACCTAATCAATTTGGTCTTTTAGGTAATAAGGCAAATTCAATTCAGCCAGGTAAAAGAATGTTAAGTTCAATGACTCCAACAATAGTTCTGAAAAATGGGAAACCGTTTCTCGTCCTGGGTTCCCCAGGTGGCTCAACAATTATAACATCTGTTTTACAAGTGATTTTAAATGTGATTGATTTTGGGATGAACATTCAAGAAGCGGTGGACGCACCGAGGGTTCACCATCAATGGTATCCTGACGAAGTTTATTACGAAAAAAGAGGATTACCTCTTGATGTAATTGAAAACTTAAAAAAACGAGGACATAAACTTGTGGAAAGACATGGATTTCAGGGTGAGGTTCAGGCAATTTTAATTGATGAAAACGGAATTAAATATGGAGCTGCTGACCCAAGAGGTTACGGATTTGCAATGGGATATTGA
- a CDS encoding magnesium chelatase subunit I yields the protein MKFAKTIGELKRSGYKVVSVKEELRRNVIQKLKNNETLFPGIIGYDKTVIPAIVNAILSKHDIILLGLRGQAKTKIARLFVNLLDEYIPIIKGCEINDNPYKPLCKRCVDLVKEYGDDVEVEWLPRERRYGEKLATPDVTIADLIGDIDPIKAATQKLYYSHEGVIHWGIIPRTNRGIFVINELPDLQPRIQVGLFNIMQERDIQIRGFNIRIPLDIMIIFTANPEDYTNRGNIITPLKDRIGSQILTHYPRTIEDGIKITEQEAWINRDSGKKVIIPHYFKEIIEQIAFQARTSEFVDQKSGVSARLTISCMENLVSNAERRAIKFNEDIIYPRICDLNFILPGITGKVELVFEGEQEGSVKVSKALIGKAIREVFKKYFPDPLPKTRYHSYEERGRGQAQQQSGHQEYAQIIAWFENGNKIEISDEMPINEFYAELCKVKGLKEIVKKYLKIDENDKYAMATAMEFVLDGLHQFSRIAKDEIDNVSSYKDMVVSIFSSKTREEF from the coding sequence ATGAAATTTGCTAAAACAATAGGAGAATTAAAGCGTTCGGGATATAAAGTTGTTTCTGTTAAGGAGGAATTACGGAGGAATGTAATTCAAAAATTAAAAAATAACGAAACACTTTTCCCCGGAATAATTGGGTATGATAAAACTGTGATTCCGGCAATAGTAAATGCAATACTTTCAAAACACGATATTATCCTACTTGGTTTAAGGGGACAAGCAAAGACAAAAATTGCAAGATTGTTTGTGAACCTTCTTGATGAATATATCCCAATAATTAAAGGGTGTGAGATAAACGACAACCCATATAAACCGCTTTGTAAAAGATGCGTTGATCTTGTAAAAGAGTATGGAGATGATGTTGAAGTTGAATGGCTCCCAAGGGAAAGAAGGTATGGTGAAAAACTTGCAACTCCAGATGTGACAATTGCAGATTTAATTGGGGATATTGACCCAATAAAGGCAGCAACACAAAAGCTCTATTATTCACACGAAGGGGTTATCCACTGGGGGATAATTCCAAGAACGAACCGTGGTATATTTGTTATAAACGAGCTTCCGGATCTTCAACCGAGAATCCAGGTCGGATTATTCAACATCATGCAAGAGCGAGATATTCAAATTAGAGGATTTAATATAAGAATTCCGCTTGACATAATGATAATTTTCACAGCGAATCCGGAGGATTACACAAACCGTGGAAATATAATCACACCTTTAAAAGATAGAATTGGCTCGCAGATATTGACTCATTATCCAAGGACAATTGAAGATGGAATTAAAATTACTGAACAAGAGGCTTGGATAAATAGAGATTCTGGTAAAAAAGTTATAATTCCGCATTATTTCAAAGAAATAATTGAGCAGATAGCTTTTCAAGCGAGAACGAGCGAGTTTGTGGATCAAAAATCTGGTGTGAGCGCAAGATTAACCATTTCTTGTATGGAAAATCTCGTAAGCAACGCTGAGAGAAGGGCTATAAAATTTAACGAGGATATCATTTATCCCAGAATTTGTGATTTAAATTTTATTTTGCCTGGGATAACAGGGAAAGTTGAGCTTGTTTTTGAGGGTGAGCAGGAGGGAAGTGTTAAGGTGAGCAAAGCGTTAATTGGAAAAGCGATAAGAGAGGTATTTAAAAAATACTTTCCAGATCCATTGCCAAAAACGAGATATCACTCTTATGAGGAGAGGGGAAGAGGACAAGCACAGCAACAATCTGGGCATCAAGAATATGCTCAAATAATTGCATGGTTTGAAAATGGGAATAAGATAGAGATCTCAGATGAGATGCCAATCAATGAGTTTTACGCTGAGCTTTGCAAGGTGAAAGGATTAAAAGAAATTGTGAAAAAGTATCTTAAAATTGATGAAAACGATAAATATGCCATGGCAACTGCGATGGAATTTGTCCTTGATGGATTGCATCAATTTTCAAGGATAGCAAAGGATGAAATTGACAATGTCAGTTCGTATAAAGATATGGTTGTGAGTATTTTTTCAAGTAAGACGAGGGAAGAATTTTAA
- a CDS encoding Glyoxylase, beta-lactamase superfamily II: MIVKAFESGPLLTIGYLVIDEKSNYAVVIDAPKDSAEEIVNEAKKRDCEILCLINTHGHWDHIADDAEIIRLTAAKVAIHQKDAHLLEDPKSVLYELPFRIEGVKPDIILNDGDIIEVGEMRLRVIHTPGHTLGSICLYEENEKILFSGDTLFSGTIGRTDLPGGSYDEIIKSIQEKLFVLDDDVTVYPGHGPSTTIGKEKQFNPFLTQSM; encoded by the coding sequence ATGATAGTTAAAGCTTTTGAATCCGGTCCGCTTTTGACAATTGGTTACCTTGTAATTGATGAAAAAAGTAACTATGCGGTTGTAATTGATGCACCGAAAGATTCAGCAGAAGAAATTGTAAATGAGGCAAAAAAAAGAGATTGTGAAATTCTTTGCTTAATTAATACACATGGACACTGGGATCACATCGCAGATGATGCTGAAATTATTCGGCTGACGGCTGCAAAAGTTGCTATCCATCAAAAAGATGCACATCTGCTTGAGGATCCAAAATCTGTTCTATATGAACTTCCTTTCAGAATTGAGGGGGTTAAGCCGGATATAATTTTGAACGATGGTGATATAATTGAGGTTGGTGAAATGAGACTAAGAGTGATCCACACCCCAGGACATACGCTTGGTAGCATTTGTCTTTATGAAGAAAATGAAAAGATCTTATTCAGTGGGGATACTTTATTTTCTGGAACAATTGGTAGGACCGATCTTCCAGGTGGTTCTTATGATGAAATAATAAAATCAATCCAAGAGAAACTTTTCGTACTTGATGATGATGTCACAGTTTATCCGGGGCATGGTCCCTCAACGACAATCGGTAAAGAGAAACAGTTTAATCCTTTTCTAACACAATCAATGTAA
- a CDS encoding TrkA-N domain-containing protein, whose product MIRNFLNIARFTFIAILPPLVFLILFFAISMIIYKHLEKDISWVDAFFWITHPHAISEHRRDITKLFAFVVYVGIFFFQVWFIERILVNIFSGELKILWRKRMSEVVISKLKNHYIICGYGQVGRTVVDELIKLNLPFVLIELNESIAKELIKEGLNVIHGDARRRSVLISAGIKRAKFICTLIDNDADNLYITITAKMLNPNIKVISRAGNLRYAEAMKGAGANEVIVPEYEGGLVVGRMIARYEKVGRD is encoded by the coding sequence GTGATACGAAACTTTTTGAATATTGCTCGCTTTACTTTTATTGCGATTTTGCCACCGTTAGTTTTTCTTATTTTGTTTTTTGCGATTTCAATGATTATTTATAAACATCTTGAAAAAGATATTTCTTGGGTTGATGCGTTCTTCTGGATTACCCACCCGCATGCTATCTCAGAGCACAGGCGAGACATAACGAAATTGTTCGCTTTTGTAGTTTATGTTGGGATTTTCTTTTTTCAAGTTTGGTTTATTGAAAGAATCCTCGTAAATATATTTAGCGGAGAATTAAAAATACTTTGGAGAAAACGCATGAGCGAAGTTGTGATCTCAAAACTTAAGAATCACTATATAATTTGTGGGTATGGGCAAGTTGGGAGAACTGTTGTTGATGAACTTATTAAATTAAATTTGCCCTTTGTTTTAATAGAATTGAACGAGAGCATAGCGAAAGAACTGATAAAAGAGGGGTTAAATGTAATCCATGGCGATGCAAGAAGAAGAAGTGTTTTAATTAGTGCCGGAATTAAAAGGGCTAAATTTATTTGCACATTGATTGATAATGATGCGGATAACCTTTACATAACTATAACTGCAAAAATGCTCAATCCAAATATAAAAGTTATTTCAAGGGCTGGGAATTTAAGATACGCCGAAGCTATGAAAGGCGCAGGAGCAAACGAGGTCATAGTTCCCGAATATGAGGGTGGCTTGGTTGTTGGCAGGATGATAGCAAGATATGAAAAAGTAGGAAGAGATTAA
- a CDS encoding Predicted phosphodiesterase yields the protein MRIAIISDIHSNLEALTKAFEIIDTKNVDEIVCLGDIVGYGANPNECVEFIRKRVKYVVMGNHDYAVAVDPAELFYFSSYARESDLWTREVLTKENLDFLKSLPFTISLKNLLFVHSAPAQPREWEYIFTEAQAKVQFQYFKEKICFIGHSHFPGIFPENGFYNGKLDRNTRYIINVGSIGQPRDGDWRLCFGIFDMGTWTYEEIRSEYDVEKASVKIIQNGLPEFLARRILIGR from the coding sequence TTGAGAATAGCAATTATATCTGACATACATTCAAATCTTGAGGCATTAACAAAAGCTTTTGAAATAATTGATACTAAAAATGTTGATGAAATTGTCTGCCTCGGCGATATAGTCGGATATGGTGCAAATCCAAATGAATGCGTTGAATTTATAAGAAAGAGAGTCAAATATGTCGTAATGGGAAATCACGATTATGCAGTCGCTGTTGATCCGGCTGAGCTTTTTTATTTTAGTTCCTATGCTCGTGAATCTGACCTTTGGACAAGAGAGGTTCTAACTAAGGAAAACCTTGATTTTTTAAAATCACTTCCATTTACCATTTCCCTTAAAAATTTGCTTTTCGTTCATTCAGCTCCAGCCCAACCAAGAGAATGGGAATATATCTTTACAGAAGCACAGGCAAAGGTTCAATTCCAATACTTCAAAGAAAAAATCTGCTTTATAGGACATTCCCACTTTCCTGGGATCTTCCCCGAAAATGGCTTTTACAATGGAAAACTTGATAGAAACACAAGATATATAATTAATGTTGGAAGCATAGGTCAACCAAGGGACGGAGATTGGCGATTGTGCTTTGGGATATTTGATATGGGGACCTGGACTTACGAGGAGATTCGTTCTGAGTATGATGTTGAAAAAGCATCAGTTAAAATTATTCAAAACGGCTTGCCTGAATTCTTAGCAAGAAGAATTCTAATTGGAAGATAA
- a CDS encoding von Willebrand factor type A domain-containing protein translates to MFIRYSKWTERSMTDEQRLQELISIFSYLLLKTSGDVKEALEWMRMIGEENELFDEKFTFDDFVQKLKEMGYIEEAKDMLILTTKGVQRIRQDALNEIFNNLKRGPLSGFHETPHSGEGIDRLSETRPYQFGDQPTNIDLVSTVTNALIRDGIDEFTIREEDLQVYETEFMTSCSTVILLDISHSMILYGEDRITPAKQVSLALAELIKTRFPKDKLYIVVFGDDAKLITLSELPFVSVGPYHTNTKAALRLARHILRKEGNVNKQIFLVTDGKPSAIFESDGRLYKNSFGLDPKIVNKTLDEAVACRREKITICTFMVAKDPYLINFVEELTKANRGRAYYSSLDKLGEFIFVDYIRNRRKRIKYNL, encoded by the coding sequence ATGTTTATTCGTTATTCAAAATGGACCGAACGATCAATGACAGATGAGCAAAGGTTGCAGGAATTGATCTCAATTTTCAGTTATCTCTTGTTGAAAACGAGTGGTGATGTAAAGGAGGCACTTGAATGGATGAGAATGATAGGGGAGGAAAATGAGTTATTTGATGAAAAGTTTACATTTGATGATTTTGTTCAGAAGTTAAAGGAAATGGGTTATATTGAGGAGGCGAAAGATATGTTAATTTTAACAACAAAGGGGGTCCAGAGAATAAGACAAGATGCTTTAAATGAGATTTTTAACAATTTGAAAAGGGGACCTTTATCTGGGTTTCATGAAACACCACATTCGGGTGAGGGTATTGATAGATTAAGTGAGACGAGACCTTATCAGTTTGGGGATCAACCCACAAATATAGACCTTGTATCAACAGTTACGAATGCTTTAATAAGGGATGGGATTGATGAGTTCACAATAAGAGAAGAAGATTTGCAAGTTTATGAAACTGAATTTATGACATCTTGCTCAACTGTCATTCTACTTGATATAAGCCATAGCATGATCTTGTACGGTGAAGATAGAATAACCCCGGCCAAGCAAGTCTCGCTTGCTCTTGCTGAGCTTATAAAAACGAGATTTCCAAAGGATAAGCTTTACATCGTTGTTTTTGGAGATGATGCAAAGCTTATAACTTTGTCTGAGCTTCCCTTTGTGAGCGTTGGGCCATATCATACCAATACGAAAGCGGCTCTTCGGCTTGCCAGACATATCTTAAGAAAAGAGGGAAATGTCAACAAGCAAATTTTTCTTGTAACAGATGGGAAACCATCCGCAATTTTTGAGTCAGATGGAAGATTATATAAAAACTCATTCGGGCTTGATCCGAAAATTGTCAATAAAACCCTTGATGAGGCGGTTGCATGCAGAAGGGAGAAAATAACAATTTGCACATTTATGGTTGCAAAGGATCCGTATCTAATAAATTTCGTGGAGGAATTAACAAAAGCAAATCGTGGAAGAGCTTACTATTCTTCCCTTGATAAGCTTGGGGAGTTTATATTCGTTGATTACATCAGAAATAGAAGGAAGAGAATAAAGTATAATCTGTGA
- a CDS encoding heptosyltransferase-2, whose translation MKHQKILIIRLSSIGDIVLSTPLIRVLRNKFPNSQIDFIIKKEFSELLKYNPNLTNLIEFNTENGFKELLRLKRQILKENYDLIIDIHNNLRSIFLRMFTGAHVVRINKRVFKRFLLVKFKINLYKNAIHVVDRYIETLSNFSIKNDNQGLEIFVPEDTIEIAKNKINFSDKNLYIAIAPSAKHETKRWLPERFAQLGDKLAEKFKAKIILLGGKEDEDRCRFVEEMMVSKPINLCGKTTLLESAAVLSMCKLLVTNDSGLMHIGSAMKTKIVAIFGSTVKEFGFSPYGVENIVIEKNIPCRPCSHIGRNKCPKGHFKCMRDIQVEDVFNACAILLR comes from the coding sequence ATGAAACATCAAAAAATTTTGATAATCAGGTTAAGTTCTATTGGGGACATCGTGCTTTCAACTCCGCTTATAAGAGTGTTAAGAAATAAATTCCCAAACTCACAAATTGATTTTATCATAAAGAAAGAATTTTCAGAACTTTTAAAATATAATCCAAACCTCACGAATTTGATTGAATTTAACACTGAAAATGGTTTCAAAGAACTGTTAAGATTAAAAAGGCAAATTTTAAAGGAAAATTACGATTTAATTATTGACATCCACAATAATTTAAGGAGCATATTTTTAAGAATGTTCACAGGTGCGCATGTGGTCAGAATAAATAAGCGAGTTTTCAAAAGATTCCTTTTGGTAAAATTTAAAATCAATTTATACAAAAATGCAATTCATGTAGTTGACCGCTATATTGAAACTTTATCTAATTTTTCTATCAAAAATGATAACCAGGGTCTTGAGATATTTGTTCCTGAAGATACGATTGAAATAGCGAAAAACAAAATAAATTTTTCCGATAAAAATCTCTACATAGCAATTGCCCCATCCGCAAAGCACGAAACGAAAAGATGGTTACCCGAAAGATTTGCTCAGCTTGGGGATAAACTTGCTGAAAAATTTAAAGCCAAGATCATCTTACTTGGTGGGAAAGAAGATGAAGATAGGTGTAGATTCGTTGAAGAAATGATGGTGAGCAAACCGATAAATCTATGCGGTAAAACAACACTTCTTGAATCAGCTGCTGTGTTATCTATGTGTAAATTGCTTGTCACAAATGATTCAGGATTAATGCATATTGGATCTGCGATGAAGACAAAAATTGTGGCAATTTTTGGGTCAACAGTAAAAGAATTCGGCTTTTCCCCATATGGTGTTGAAAATATCGTGATTGAAAAAAATATACCTTGCCGACCCTGCTCCCACATAGGAAGGAATAAATGCCCCAAAGGACATTTTAAATGCATGAGGGATATTCAAGTTGAGGATGTTTTCAATGCATGCGCCATTTTACTGAGATAA